In one window of Procambarus clarkii isolate CNS0578487 chromosome 63, FALCON_Pclarkii_2.0, whole genome shotgun sequence DNA:
- the LOC138354538 gene encoding uncharacterized protein: protein MVNAATLMSIKEASSVRVYEDSAAAYEPKGCYKYRYPVREVNKYRYPVREVNKYRYPVREVNKYRYPVREVNKYRYPVREVNKYRYPVREVNKYRYPVREVNKYRYPVWEVNKYRYPIREVNKYRYPVRGGQQVPVPCTGGQQVPVPCTGGQQVPVPCTGGQQVPRYPVREVNKYRYPVREVNKYRYPVRGVNKYWYPVRKVNKYRYPVREVNKYRYPVRDVNKYRYPVREVNKYRYPVREVNKYRYPVREVNKYRYPVRKVNKYRYPVREVNKYRYPVREVNTYRYPVRKVNKYRYPVRGVNKYRYPVQKVNKWHAIAAEVVEATSSIHHFKATSDQEQ, encoded by the exons ATGGTAAATGCTGCTACTTTGATGAGCATTAAGGAGGCTTCAAGTGTGAGAGTTTATGAAGACA GTGCAGCCGCATATGAGCCGAAGGGATGTTACAAGTACCGGTACCCTGTACGGGAGGTCAACAAGTACCGGTACCCTGTACGGGAGGTCAACAAGTACCGGTACCCTGTACGGGAGGTCAACAAGTACCGGTACCCTGTACGGGAGGTCAACAAGTACCGGTACCCTGTACGGGAGGTCAACAAGTACCGGTACCCTGTACGGGAGGTCAACAAGTACCGGTACCCAGTACGGGAGGTCAACAAGTACCGGTACCCTGTATGGGAGGTCAACAAGTACCGGTACCCTATACGGGAGGTCAACAAGTACCGGTACCCTGTACGGGGGGGTCAACAAGTACCGGTACCCTGTACGGGAGGTCAACAAGTACCGGTACCCTGTACGGGAGGTCAACAAGTACCGGTACCCTGTACGGGAGGTCAACAAGTACCGCGGTACCCTGTACGGGAGGTTAACAAGTACCGGTACCCTGTACGGGAGGTCAACAAGTACCGGTACCCTGTACGGGGGGTCAACAAGTACTGGTACCCTGTACGGAAGGTCAACAAGTACCGGTACCCTGTACGAGAGGTCAACAAGTACCGGTACCCTGTACGGGATGTCAACAAGTATCGGTACCCTGTACGGGAGGTCAACAAGTACCGGTACCCTGTACGAGAGGTCAACAAGTACCGGTACCCTGTACGAGAGGTCAACAAGTACCGGTACCCTGTACGGAAGGTCAACAAGTACCGGTACCCTGTACGGGAGGTCAACAAGTACCGGTACCCTGTACGGGAGGTCAACACGTACCGGTACCCTGTACGGAAGGTCAACAAGTACCGGTACCCTGTACGGGGGGTCAACAAGTATCGGTACCCTGTACAGAAGGTCAACAAGTGGCATGCTATAGCagcagaagttgtggaagccacctcctccATCCACCACTTTAAGGCCACAAGCGACCAAGAACAGTAA